The following coding sequences lie in one Mesorhizobium sp. DCY119 genomic window:
- the fahA gene encoding fumarylacetoacetase: protein MATRSWVSSASGDTDFPIQNLPYGVFDDGKGARLGVAIGEMILDVEKIDHELDPSLFAAPEWNAVMAAGPAVWVTLRARLTELLSDESHRTSIEPRLVAQSQARMLMPFRVTEYTDFYAGRNHAFNVGTMFRGPENALPLNWLSIPIGYNGRASSVVVSGTPVKRPWGQLKGPDDALPRFAPSARFDLELEMGAIVGQPSSGMVSVAQADEMIFGYVLLNDWSARDIQAWEYQPLGPFQSKATATTISPWIVTRAALEPFRTSTPKRERPLLAYLREPGPMIYEIELEVTLAPDGKSETVISRTNFDQLYYSPAQQLCHHTTSGCSMRVGDLLGSGTISGISRENRGSLLELSWGGKEPISLDTGESRSFLEDGDTLVLRGAAHGDGYRIGFGDCAGKIIPAGDLPDWAQE from the coding sequence ATGGCGACCCGGAGCTGGGTGTCATCTGCGAGCGGCGACACTGACTTTCCGATCCAGAACCTTCCGTATGGTGTTTTCGATGACGGAAAGGGAGCCAGGCTGGGGGTCGCCATCGGGGAAATGATCCTGGATGTCGAAAAGATTGACCATGAGCTGGATCCGTCCCTCTTCGCGGCACCGGAATGGAACGCGGTTATGGCGGCTGGTCCGGCGGTCTGGGTCACGTTGCGCGCCCGGCTGACCGAACTGCTGTCCGACGAGTCGCACAGAACTTCAATTGAGCCTCGTCTTGTCGCGCAATCACAGGCCCGGATGTTGATGCCGTTCCGAGTGACGGAGTACACAGACTTCTACGCGGGCAGGAACCATGCGTTCAATGTCGGCACCATGTTTCGCGGCCCCGAGAACGCTCTGCCGCTGAACTGGCTGTCGATCCCGATCGGCTATAACGGGCGGGCATCTTCGGTCGTTGTCTCAGGCACACCCGTGAAACGTCCATGGGGGCAGTTGAAAGGGCCGGACGACGCGCTGCCGCGCTTCGCGCCCTCGGCCCGATTCGATCTGGAACTCGAGATGGGCGCCATCGTTGGCCAGCCCTCGAGCGGCATGGTGTCTGTCGCGCAGGCCGACGAGATGATCTTTGGCTACGTCCTTTTGAACGACTGGTCGGCCCGCGACATCCAGGCATGGGAATATCAACCGCTGGGACCCTTCCAGTCGAAGGCGACCGCCACGACAATCAGCCCCTGGATCGTGACCAGGGCCGCATTGGAGCCGTTCCGTACTTCGACGCCGAAACGAGAGCGGCCGCTTCTCGCCTATCTGCGCGAGCCCGGCCCTATGATCTACGAAATCGAGCTCGAAGTGACGCTCGCCCCCGACGGCAAGTCCGAGACAGTGATCTCGCGAACCAATTTCGATCAGCTGTATTATTCGCCGGCGCAGCAGCTCTGCCACCACACCACGTCCGGATGCTCGATGCGGGTGGGCGACTTGCTGGGCTCGGGCACGATCTCGGGCATATCCAGGGAAAACCGCGGCTCGCTCCTCGAACTGTCCTGGGGCGGGAAAGAACCGATTTCACTCGACACGGGAGAATCCCGATCGTTCCTCGAAGACGGTGACACGCTGGTGCTCCGGGGCGCGGCCCATGGCGATGGCTATCGCATTGGTTTCGGTGACTGCGCAGGCAAGATCATTCCAGCGGGCGACCTGCCCGACTGGGCACAGGAATAG
- the hmgA gene encoding homogentisate 1,2-dioxygenase codes for MARAATANGTHEGYMPGFGNDFETEALPGALPQGQNSPQKCEYGLYAEQLSGTAFTAPRGQNERTWCYRIRPSVKHVRRFAKIDVPYWRSAPNVDPDVISLGQYRWDPVPHSEEELTWITGMRTMTTAGDVNTHVGMASHVYLVNRSMEDEYFYSADSELLIVPQEGRLRFATELGIIDLEPKEIGIIPRGLVYRVEVLEGPSRGFVCENYGQKFDLPNRGPIGANCLANPRDFKCPVAAYEDRKAKSRVVIKWCGQFHETFVDHSPLDVIAWHGNYCAYKYDLKTYSPVGAILFDHPDPSIFTVLTAPSGQEGTANIDFVLFRERWLVAEHTFRPPWYHKNIMSELMGNIYGVYDAKPKGFVPGGVSLHNMMLPHGPDRNAFEHASNEPMTPAFQDNTMSFMFETRFPQHLTEFAAREAPLQDDYIDCWDSLEKKFDGRPGIKD; via the coding sequence ATGGCCCGTGCCGCTACCGCCAATGGCACCCACGAAGGCTATATGCCGGGATTTGGCAACGACTTCGAGACAGAAGCGCTTCCCGGCGCTCTTCCCCAAGGCCAGAACAGCCCGCAAAAATGCGAGTACGGCCTTTATGCCGAGCAACTGTCCGGTACGGCGTTCACCGCGCCGCGCGGGCAGAACGAGCGAACCTGGTGCTATCGCATCCGCCCCTCGGTCAAACATGTGCGGCGCTTCGCTAAGATCGACGTGCCCTATTGGCGGTCGGCGCCAAACGTCGATCCCGATGTGATTTCGCTGGGCCAGTATCGTTGGGACCCGGTTCCGCATTCGGAAGAAGAGCTGACCTGGATCACCGGCATGCGCACCATGACCACTGCTGGCGACGTTAACACCCATGTGGGCATGGCCAGCCATGTCTATTTGGTCAACCGGTCGATGGAAGACGAGTATTTTTATTCCGCCGACAGCGAATTGTTGATCGTTCCTCAGGAAGGGCGGCTTCGTTTCGCCACCGAATTGGGGATCATCGATCTCGAGCCCAAGGAGATCGGGATCATTCCGCGCGGTCTGGTCTATCGGGTCGAGGTACTCGAAGGCCCCTCCCGCGGTTTTGTGTGCGAGAACTACGGACAGAAATTTGATCTGCCCAATCGTGGGCCGATCGGGGCCAATTGCCTTGCCAATCCTCGCGATTTCAAATGCCCGGTGGCCGCCTACGAAGACCGCAAGGCCAAGTCCCGCGTCGTCATCAAATGGTGCGGGCAGTTCCACGAGACCTTTGTCGACCATTCGCCGTTAGATGTGATCGCCTGGCACGGCAACTACTGCGCTTACAAGTACGACCTCAAGACCTATTCGCCGGTGGGCGCCATCCTGTTCGATCATCCGGACCCGTCGATCTTCACAGTGCTGACGGCGCCCTCAGGGCAGGAGGGCACGGCGAACATCGACTTCGTGCTGTTCCGCGAACGCTGGTTGGTGGCCGAGCACACGTTCCGTCCGCCTTGGTACCACAAGAACATAATGTCCGAGTTGATGGGCAACATCTATGGTGTCTACGACGCCAAGCCCAAGGGCTTCGTCCCTGGCGGCGTGTCTCTGCATAACATGATGCTGCCGCATGGACCGGACCGGAACGCGTTCGAACACGCCTCGAATGAACCGATGACGCCGGCATTCCAGGACAACACCATGTCTTTCATGTTCGAGACCCGCTTCCCGCAGCACCTGACCGAGTTCGCCGCCAGGGAGGCGCCTCTGCAGGACGACTACATCGACTGCTGGGATAGCCTTGAGAAGAAGTTCGACGGCAGGCCGGGGATCAAGGATTGA
- a CDS encoding MBL fold metallo-hydrolase → MSKAFASQSDMEDKKTSFTEVGEGLYAFTAEGDPNTGVIIGDESIMIVEAQATPRLARKVIDYVRTVTDKPITHVVLTHYHAVRVLGASAYGAREIIMSDVAAAMVEERGQEDWDSEFGRFPRLFQGHEEIPGLTRPTTTFTDSMTVYLGKRRVEITKLGRAHTAGDSVIWVPDQEVMFTGDIVEYHSACYCGDGHFNDWESTLSNIAAYEPKAIAPGRGGALVGEEMVAKAIEATADFVRSTYKPVKRIVARGGSLKLAWDAVRESCDPKFADFAIYEHCLPFNVSRAFDEARGIDTPRIWTAERDREMWSALQG, encoded by the coding sequence ATGTCCAAGGCATTCGCGTCGCAAAGCGACATGGAAGACAAGAAAACCAGCTTTACCGAAGTTGGCGAGGGCTTGTATGCCTTCACAGCCGAGGGCGATCCAAATACCGGCGTGATCATCGGCGACGAAAGCATCATGATCGTCGAGGCACAGGCAACACCTCGGCTCGCCCGCAAGGTCATAGACTACGTGCGGACCGTTACCGACAAGCCTATCACGCACGTTGTCCTGACGCACTATCACGCCGTGCGCGTTCTTGGAGCTTCCGCCTATGGCGCCCGCGAGATAATCATGTCGGACGTGGCGGCGGCCATGGTAGAGGAACGCGGCCAGGAGGACTGGGACAGCGAGTTCGGCCGATTTCCGCGCCTGTTCCAGGGTCATGAGGAGATACCCGGTCTGACGCGACCGACCACGACATTCACCGACAGCATGACGGTGTATCTCGGCAAGCGCCGCGTTGAAATCACGAAGTTGGGGCGCGCGCATACTGCAGGCGACTCGGTGATCTGGGTACCAGATCAAGAGGTGATGTTTACTGGCGACATCGTCGAATACCACTCGGCCTGCTATTGCGGTGACGGCCATTTCAACGACTGGGAATCGACCTTGTCCAATATCGCTGCCTATGAGCCCAAGGCCATCGCGCCGGGAAGGGGCGGTGCTCTGGTCGGCGAGGAAATGGTGGCCAAGGCGATCGAGGCGACGGCCGACTTTGTCCGCTCGACCTACAAGCCTGTAAAGCGCATTGTCGCGCGCGGGGGATCGCTCAAGTTGGCATGGGACGCGGTGCGCGAATCTTGCGATCCCAAGTTCGCGGACTTTGCTATTTACGAGCACTGCCTGCCCTTCAACGTATCACGCGCCTTTGACGAAGCCCGCGGCATCGATACGCCGCGTATCTGGACCGCGGAACGCGACCGCGAGATGTGGAGCGCACTTCAGGGCTAA